A region from the Borreliella burgdorferi B31 genome encodes:
- a CDS encoding DUF226 domain-containing protein — MNSIFRKLKQKKALMNIDENPIKNIFNKIEEKNGKKIYYTKIFYHLVNFRNNCKKQRLKLEFKKFNSKDKYSFNLFPIEGKNKFLGIRYGYDRLEKPFLHKIGKNRNYAIKKLYYIEFIFKTGSIKCYLLSLRTLLRKRQKEDTKYYKYSLKHLKKMERKVYKFYNKKLTNGGILDKWILKNQIL, encoded by the coding sequence TTGAATTCAATTTTTAGAAAACTAAAACAAAAGAAAGCGTTAATGAATATTGATGAAAATCCAATAAAAAATATTTTTAACAAAATAGAAGAAAAGAATGGAAAGAAAATATATTACACAAAAATATTCTACCATCTAGTTAATTTTAGAAATAACTGCAAAAAACAAAGACTGAAACTAGAATTTAAAAAATTTAATAGTAAAGATAAGTATTCTTTCAATCTTTTCCCAATAGAAGGAAAAAATAAATTTTTAGGAATAAGGTATGGATACGATCGACTTGAAAAACCATTTCTTCATAAAATAGGAAAAAATAGAAATTACGCAATAAAAAAACTATATTATATAGAATTTATATTTAAAACCGGATCTATTAAGTGTTACTTATTATCTCTAAGAACCTTGCTAAGAAAAAGACAAAAAGAAGACACCAAATACTACAAGTATAGTTTAAAACATTTAAAAAAAATGGAAAGAAAAGTATATAAATTTTACAACAAAAAACTAACAAATGGAGGAATTTTAGATAAATGGATATTAAAAAACCAGATATTATAG